The nucleotide sequence TTTCATTATTTTTGCAACACGATCGCCGGAGCCTATCCACACCTCGTTCGGTCTCCCCATCGTCAGACAAAACATACTAAATAACATATAACTATGGCTATCACACCGTTTAAGTATCAACCCATGTTCCCGCTCGGCGAAGACACGACCGAGTATTATTTGCTCACGAAAGACTATGTTTCTGTAAGCGAGTTTGAAGGAAAACCCATCTTGAAAATCGAAAAGGAAGGTCTTACCGCTATGGCGAACGCCGCCTTCCGCGATGTATCGTTTATGCTTCGCCGTTCGCACAACGAACAGGTAGCTAAGATTTTGAGCGATCCCGAAGCCAGCGAAAACGATAAATACGTAGCACTCACCTTCCTCCGCAATGCCGAAGTGGCCGCCAAAGGAATACTTCCTTTCTGTCAAGACACCGGTACGGCAATCATTCACGGAGAGAAAGGCCAGCAAGTCTGGACGGGATATTGCGATGAAGAAGCTCTCTCCCTCGGCGTTTACAAAACCTATACCGAGGAAAACTTGCGCTACTCCCAAAACGCGCCCCTTACCATGTACGACGAGGTAAATACCAAATGTAATCTTCCCGCGCAAATCGACTTGGAAGCTACCGAAGGCATGGAGTATAAATTCCTCTGCGTCACCAAAGGCGGTGGATCGGCGAATAAGACATACCTCTACCAAGAAACGAAAGCCATTCTCAACCCCGGGACACTCGTTCCTTTCTTGGTGGAAAAAATGAAAACATTGGGTACGGCAGCCTGTCCGCCCTATCACATTGCATTCGTCATCGGCGGGACTTCGGCCGAGAAAAACTTGCTCACTGTGAAACTGGCATCCACCCACTACTACGATAGTCTGCCCACGACCGGAAACGAATTCGGACGAGCTTTCCGGGACATCGAGTTGGAAAAACAAGTCTTGGAAGAAGCGCACCGTATCGGACTCGGTGCACAATTCGGCGGTAAATATCTGGCTCACGACGTACGCATTATCCGTCTGCCCCGCCACGGAGCATCCTGCCCCGTAGGATTGGGAGTGAGCTGCTCGGCCGACCGAAACATCAAATGTAAAATCAACAAAGACGGTATTTGGATCGAGAAACTCGACAGTCACCCCGGCGAGCTCATTCCCGAAGAACTCCGCCAAGCCGGTGAAGGCAACGCCGTTAAAATAAACCTCAACCAACCTATGAGCGAAATTCTCAAAGAGTTGGATAAATACCCCGTTGCCACACGTCTGTCGCTCAACGGAACGATTATCGTCGGTCGGGACATCGCGCATGCCAAACTCAAAGAACGGCTCGACCGGGGCGAAGACTTGCCGCAGTACATCAAAGATCACCCCATCTACTATGCAGGTCCGGCAAAAACGCCGAAAGGCATGGCCTGCGGGTCGATGGGTCCCACGACTGCCGGTCGAATGGATCCCTACGTAGACCTCTTCCAAAGTCACGGGGGCTCTATGATTATGTTGGCAAAAGGGAACCGCAGCCAAGCTGTCACCGACGCCTGCAAGAAACACGGAGGATTCTACCTCGGCAGTATCGGAGGTCCGGCTGCTATCCTCGCTCAAAACAATATCAAGAGTATCGAATGCCTCGAATATCCCGAGCTCGGCATGGAAGCCATCTGGAAAATCGAAGTGGAAGATTTCCCCGCATTCATTCTCGTCGACAACAAAGGCAACGATTTCTTCAAACAAATCAAGCCTACATGCCCGGCCAAGAAATAATTGGACCAAACTATCTATCCATAAAGAAAGAGCTGCCGATTGGCAGCTCTTTCTTTATAAACTCCCCTCAATGAGACACAGAAGGAAAGGTCGAGAAGTATTCCAACTTCTCCTCTGTTCCGATCTATGCGGACACCCCGTAATACTACGGGGAAACGGCTGATGAAGAGGGGAATACCCTATTTTATTACTAAAACTATCCTTATGCAATGATGAGAAAGTCTACGTTTAGAACGCGAGAGATGTGCATATCGCCATTGAAGCGAAACTTTAAACCTCCTTTCCCTCCATGTCCCCGTAGCTTTATAGAGTATTTCTGTTTCACAATCGGAAACATTTAAAACTCCTCCCCTGTGTTTTGTAACGCAAAATATAGGGGAGGTGGCACGTAGTGACGGAGGGGTTGAAAACGACATCTCATCAGTCTGTTTATATCCCTTCTCCCCTGCCGTGTCCCGTAGCATTACAGGGTGTTGCGTTAGAAATATAGGGGAGACACCTCAGAAACAGCCGTTTCTGAGGTGAGGGGTTAGATGCATAAAAATCCTCTCCGATTTTGTGAAGTGCCCCCCAAAAAGTCGGATAGCCCCATTATTTTGCCCGTAAAGAAATACAACATCTGTAAATAACTACACAGATTCCTCTGTTTTTATACAAATTATAAATATTTTATTACCTTTGCTTTTATCATAAACAATAACATAATTTGCCTATGAAACATAGCGTATAATTTGATACGCACATTTTAGACATATTGGAAAAGCGTTTTAGCTTTATTCTGCTGCTCAGAAAGTTTGGCGACTAAAAAGACAGAAAAGAATAAGAGTTGAAATGCTCGCGTTTCTTAGCGCGGGCTTTTGGTCTATTTTTCTGTCGGGTTACGCCAAACACCTCTGAGCGGGAATATACTGAAAGTACCGCGTTTTTTTATGTGCGTAATCTATCTCTTTCAAGGTACAAACCGGAGGAATCCGAAAAGCCGATAAATGAGTAGGAAAATCTCAAACTAAAAAAACATGAAAAAATTAATTGTTGCCATTATGCTACTTGGCGGAGGAATCATATTTTCTTCAAACGCAAATAAACCGATTGAAAACATTGCTTCCTTCGAAACTTGTATATCGCAAAATGTCGTTTTCCGTTCAACCCAACGCCTCAAAGCCAACGACGGTAGACAAATATATCTTTACAGCAGTGGGAAGTGCGAATTATGGGACGGCGACCGGTTAGTCGTCACCGCTACTTATAGATTACAAAATGGAGAGGTGAGATTATTGGACGAAAATGGGAATACCATTTATAAAGGTTCTTACAGATTAGCACGAGACAGACGTAATATTTCATCTCTCACACTTGCCGGAACGACTTATTATAAAATGTAATCATTAAAAAGCGAGGCAGTTAGAAAACTGCCTCGCTAAATTCACTCTTATTTATCTCCTCTTACTTCTCTCCGATATAAATCGTGCAAGCGCCGAAAGTAAGCCGACGACAATAACAATGGCCGAAACCCGCACGACGGAAAATAGTGAGCATATCCTCACCTTGTGGAACGGCCGCTACCGAACGGGGCAGATAGCTGTAAGCCCGGCGGTCTTTCGACACCAACCGACC is from Barnesiella intestinihominis YIT 11860 and encodes:
- a CDS encoding fumarate hydratase, producing the protein MAITPFKYQPMFPLGEDTTEYYLLTKDYVSVSEFEGKPILKIEKEGLTAMANAAFRDVSFMLRRSHNEQVAKILSDPEASENDKYVALTFLRNAEVAAKGILPFCQDTGTAIIHGEKGQQVWTGYCDEEALSLGVYKTYTEENLRYSQNAPLTMYDEVNTKCNLPAQIDLEATEGMEYKFLCVTKGGGSANKTYLYQETKAILNPGTLVPFLVEKMKTLGTAACPPYHIAFVIGGTSAEKNLLTVKLASTHYYDSLPTTGNEFGRAFRDIELEKQVLEEAHRIGLGAQFGGKYLAHDVRIIRLPRHGASCPVGLGVSCSADRNIKCKINKDGIWIEKLDSHPGELIPEELRQAGEGNAVKINLNQPMSEILKELDKYPVATRLSLNGTIIVGRDIAHAKLKERLDRGEDLPQYIKDHPIYYAGPAKTPKGMACGSMGPTTAGRMDPYVDLFQSHGGSMIMLAKGNRSQAVTDACKKHGGFYLGSIGGPAAILAQNNIKSIECLEYPELGMEAIWKIEVEDFPAFILVDNKGNDFFKQIKPTCPAKK